The nucleotide window ATGCACACAGGCACACGTGCAGCCCTTACTCTCTGGCCTTTGTCAGTAACCTTCTAGGCTCTGGCCCCCATGGGTATGGCCAGAGCTGGACAGGGTGCAGCAGCAGACCAGGAAGTGGCTTGTGCTGCGCGCTGCTGTTCAGCTCTGGCCATCAGGCAGCGTCTGTGAGGACCCTGCCTGACACGTGTCCTCTTTCTGTCCAGACCACGGCcctgcacagagcagcctctccacTGGCTGCAGCTCGGCAGATTTTCCTCTCTCTACAGGGGAGGTAGCTGACCTCAGATCTGCACTTCCAACTCAGCCACTCAGGTGATTCTGTGACTCAGTCTTCTCACCTGTCCAACGAAGATAATTCAGACCTTGGCACTGGTTGAGGGACCAATCTCGCACAGAGATGGGAAGGACCCCAACACTGGCAAGGACATGCCTCATGCCCCTGTGGTTGACACTGCCCTGATGGCCTGGCAGCACCCTTGTCCTGGAGCGCAGTACTTCATTCTGTAAGtgcaatttgtttattttggaaaagcCATCACCTGTATTACAGCGCCTAGGGTCCCTGAAAGCTCATACTTACACACATTTGCTCTTGGTGGATACTGTCCCCTTGGCACCTGACATCCTGGGCTCGCAAAGAGGAAGTGGGTGGGACCAGACCCCCAATCACTGGATGATGGCCAGGCTGGGTGTGGTCACCTGTCAGCCTGTCACCAAGGTGAAGTGGCTCAGGCTCCCTCCCGTGTTATGTCATTCTAGGTCTCCTGAGCTACATGGGGACAGAGCAGTATGGGGCCAGGAAGAGGGGACACAGCATCTGGATGTGTGGACGCTGAGGAGGCAGAAGCGAGCGCTGGCCCAGGAGTCCTGGGCTTCTGGGATTCTCATCCAGGACTGTGCTGTGCAGACTTGAGGCTGCAGGAGGCCGTGTGTGCATGCAGGGCAGTGAAGGCAGAGCAGGCCTTCCCTCGGGGCTTCAGGTCCTGCTATCACAGCCAAGGACATGTGCACCTCTAGCTAAGGAGGAGGCCAGAGGCAGGGAGAAATCCCGCAGAGCTGACCCCTGCCCAGGGGTTTTCTCCCTGTTCTGGGGTCAGCTAGCTGATATAGAAGGCTCAAGACAGCCCAGGTGGGCAAACACTACATCCAGGGCCCTGTGACTTCCCCAGCCCACAGACTTGACCCCCAAATAGGGGCAGCTTTTCCATGAACACTGATCcttcctgccccccacctccagcaCTTCACCCACCCAGAAGAGGCCTAACTACATGGGTGTAACTTGGTAGAGGGTAAAAATGAGACGCCTGGGCAAGGGAGAGGTCGGGTACAGAGCAGATGGCCAGTGACTGCCTTCTCTGTTGAAGCCCGTCTGTGGCCCATGTGCACAATCTGAGTGGCTCCTGACAAGCTCAGCTCACAGGGGAGCCCAGAAAGTTCCATGGTGGGACTGATGGGTCCTggctgccctgcccacctctggATCAGGGGAAGCCCACCCCACGTGGGTCCGCCAGCCCCTATGGCAGGTCCAGTAGGGCGTGCTCGGCGTACAGCTTCTGGGAGATGTTGTAGACATGCTCAATAAAGGGCAGGGCCTCATTTAGCATCTCCACAGCCTGTTCAGAGGACCCAACATTCATGGACTCCAAGAAGACCTTGCGTGTGGGCAGCGCACAGAAGGCCACAGTGACAGCCCGGCGGATGATCCAGGGGTGGTAGGTGGCCAGCGAGGCGTTGTAGGAGTCGGTGCAGAGTACGGAGGTGCGTGCATCCTCAGGGCTTGTGCGGACAGCTTCCAGGAAGAGCTGCAGCCAGCGCAGCGCACGGTGTAGCCGGAGCACCGTCCGGCAGCCTGAGTCAGGGTGGCGTGAGCGCCGCTCCAGGTCCACCAGTTGGTTGCCCACTTCGTAGGCAACCATGGCCTGCAGGCTGCTGTAGTGCTCCTGTTGGGGGCCGCTTCGCAGCTGGTCCATGATCTGCAGCTTTGTCACGACATCCTTGGAGATGAATGAGAAGATGGTGCCCAGACTATTCAGGAACCTGCAGGAAGAGAGCAGGCACTCTCAGCCTGGGTGTGGGCGAGACCACTCCCACCTGCTGGGCCGCAAGTGAGTATGGCCGACCTGCACTGGGCCGACGGGATACAGGTAGGACGTGTGGCCGGGGAAGCCCCTCGCGCACCTGACCAGCCCCCTCCAGCCAGCGAGGTAGTATTCCAGTAGCACCTCCTCCTTCTCATTGAGACACTGCTTGAAACTGACCAGGACGACTTTCAGATTGAACTCTGACTCCAAGTCATCCATTTTCAACAGGAGCTGGAACACACAGGGGGTTGGGCTGTGGGTTGTCTCCCGGTAAGAAGGCTCTTCTTTGGGTCATTATTTTGGGGAGGGGGAGTAGAGGCAGTTGGAAAGAAACAGCTGGGATCCCATGGCTCCCCAGTGAAAACCCATGAGGACTCCCACCCCCAGgtcagcccctcctccccagaaGCCACCTTGCTCTGCTTGGGCCACAGCAGGACCCTTTGCTTTCAGCATGGCCCCCCATAACTCAGCCTTCTCAAACCTGATACATCTCACTTGTGGAAAGCATCTGTGCTCAGGTTTTCTTGCTTGTTTACAGTCTGTGTCTCTCCAGGGTGTGTCTGTTCCTACTAACTGGAGAAGTATTTGCTGAGTCCCCACGCACAGCCAGGCAGCCACCTGGGTGCACTGTGAGTGCAACCAACAGCCCAGCCCACTGGGATGACATCCTCGTggtgggtgtgtgcgtgtgtggtttTTAACAAAGACAGCAAGTCCAACGTAGCAAGTAAAAGGATGAGAACCACGGAGAGACAGACTGTGGGCGGAAGCAGGGGGGGCGTCATGCCCTTCCATGCTTGCAGCTATATCCCAAAACCCAGAACAGAGGCTGTGGGGTCAGCGTTTGCCAGAGGACAGACACCAGATATTCCACCCCTACAGTAACTGGAGCCCGGTGAGAATGTAGGAAGAGGGCAAGGAGATGTCATGTCCCACAGAGAAGGAAGGCTGGACATAGGCCCTCCCCCGGTCCCAGGGACTCCAGAAGTGCCCCAGGCCACAGAACTCCTCTAGATTCTGCTGGCATTCCCATAGTCATGCCACTCAAGTGCCCAAGGTTAGCAAGTGCTCCTGGacaccccagcccctgcctccctgcGTGCCCAGGGCTGCAATGTGGTGTGGCTCTGATGGGCCCTGGAGACTAGGCTGTGTCTCATCTCATTGTCCAGGACAAGATCTTACCCCTTTGGGCACAGGGGTTCCTGGGCCCTCAGTGCTGGAAGTCTTGTGAGAGCCTGCATGGGAGGCGGCCATTTGAGCTGTGGTGAGAGCCCAGCCAAGAGAGCACACGTGGATCCCTTCCATACCATGGGCAAGTCATGCACTGACCTAAGATCTTGTCCCACAGGTTTAGGGAAAATGGGCCAGCACATCCTGCCCTACCCACCACCCAGGTTGCTGGGAGCCTCTGATGGGGCCCAGTGGGTGCTGAGGCCCTGCAGGCCCTATGCCTTTGTCACACGCCTGGCACTAGGTGGAGTGCCCGGTGGTGAGCTCACCCCGTCTTCAGGTGTGGGGGACAGCAGTGCCTGACCTCAGGAAGAAGACACTGGGAGGCTTTCAGCATAACCCTCCCCTCTCTCAGGGCCTCAGTGTCCTGTCCACCAAACAGATGGCCTCTGAGGTCCTCAGGACTACCTTCCTGGTCACCAGCCATCCTGTGGGCCTAGCCTTCCTGCCCGGAACCTGAGCCAGCAGCCAACGGGAGGTGCCAGCAGCCTTTCAGAGCTTGGAAACAACAGGAAGGGCAGTGGCGGTGCAGCGGGGTCGGGCAGGCTGCCAGCTCCGGGGAGGTGATGCAGGGAATCGCGAAGTCTCCCCCAGGGGCAGCCCATGGCCCCAAGGTCAGGGCTCGTCCTGAGACTGACGGCAAGCTGAAGGTCCCCAGGAAAAGAGGGCGGCCCTCCGGCACCCCAGGCCCAGAGGGTGGGAGCGGGGAAGTCCTGGAAATCTCGCCTGAGAAGGGGGCTCCAGGTGGCGCCAGGCTGGGACCCACTCGGGTAGGGTGGGCCCCTGTCCTGCGCGGGTCCTGCTCCAGCTTAGTCCCTAGGGAGGGGACAGGGGCTCGGGGTCCAGGCCAGGTCCTCGGCCGCCTCCTCCCACGCCTGGGGGGTCCCGCTCCGACCCCTCGGCAAGACCCAGGCCCAGCTCGGTTGAGCTAGGATTCCTCGGCGCCGCCTTGAGCCCGTCGCGCCACACTCACCTGCGCCTCAGCTGCTCACCTGTGCTGCCGCTGCAGCCGCGGGGCCGGCGGCCCGGACCTCAGCCACAGCTCCACCGCCCCGTCGCCCGGGACTGGCTGCCGGCCGCCCAATCAGAAAGCCCGTTGCGCGGGCCAGCGTTTCCGTCCGGCGCGCCGGAAACTGGCGCCGTTGGGATTGCGCCTGCGCAGTGCGCAGCCGCGAATCAGGTGCGCGTGGCCGGGACCCGGTCGCGGGCCCCGGGGTCTCGTGGGATCGTGGTGGTCCCGCCCGCTCGCTTGGCTTGCCCAGCAGGATGCCCGAGATCAGGGTCACGCCCTTGGGTGAGTGCTGGGCGGCGCGGGGAGCGCCCGAGGAAGGCTGGTTGGGGGCTCCGAGGTCTGGGGACCCCGGGACGTGTCTTCCTCGCCGCGCGGCCCCCCTCCCAGCGCCGGTGCACAGTGCACCTTCTTCCTGCCTCTGCGTTCGCGCACTCGCTGCCTTCCACCTGTTCCATATGTCTCGAGCCCCGCTTCCCTGCAGCCTCCGTTTACCCGTGAGCCGTTCACCCCACGTCAGTCAGACCTTGTTTTGCTTGACCGGCGCAgcgttaaaaacaaaaccaacgtcgccccccgccccccagcttgCCTTTTGCGGAAGATGTAAGTGCATAGTTTAAAGGCCCAAACAGTACATTGGTGCGAAGGAGGTACAGTAGGTCACTCAGAATCGGAACAGCCGGGGTTTCTGTGCACAGGTGCCAGGGGCTTTTCGGGAACCTGCCCCCCTGCCACGGCTATATGTCCGCAGCGTCTTCTAGCAGTGTTGTCCCCCGCAGCTCTACATGCTCTCTTCTGTGGTGCACTCTCAGAATAGCCCACCCAGCCTCCCGCTGCAGTGGCCTAGCCCCTGGCCTACCAGGGCACAGCACGCATCCCGCCCCGCCATAGGTGCCCTCACGCCTCTCCTACCTGTTGGCTCCGGTTCCCCTCTGGCCACTTCAGCCCCACGCTGTCCTCGCACctggttcctctccaggggcttcTGCAGGGttctccttccagcctcttttCCCCTATGGCATCTTTCTCACCGCTCACTTTTGAACAGTCCTGTCTTCTTACTGCTTCTTTTACCCCAAATCCTCGCCGGGCAGTGGGAGAGAGGGGGGCATGGCCGTGCCTCTGACTGGTCCTCCCATACAGGGGCTGGCCAGGATGTGGGCCGAAGCTGCATTTTGGTGTCCATTGCGGGCAAGAACGTCATGCTGGACTGTGGGATGCACATGGGCTTCAGCGACGATGTGAGTCTCGAGGGTGGGATGCCTGGCATCCAGCCTGCTCCTCGGCGTCGTCACCAAGGGACCTGGGCCTCAGAGTCTCAGGCTCTGACTACAGAGGGGGAACAGGGGGGCAAGTGGGCACTGGTAGGAGGGCAGCCCCCACGGTCACCCAACAGGTGGAGCACTTGCATGGGCCAGACTGTACTGGAGCCAGGGCACAGCTGGGGGTCTCAGCTCTCAGGTACTGGCTCAGCTCTGCCCTACATGCTCAGGGGTTCTGAGCAGTTGGTGGCCTCAGTGGGCCTGCAGGGTGTGGATGTCAGGCTCAactgcaccctgacccaggggCCGTCCCCACAGCCCTGGCTGCCCGACAGTCACCTGAACCCTGGGTGGGCGGCATCCTGACACTTCTGCTTCTCCCCCCACAGAGGCGCTTCCCCGACTTTTCCTACATCACCCGCAGCGGCCGACTGACCGACTTTCTGGACTGCGTGATCATCAGGTGggcgccctccccaccccagacccaACCACCCACCCAAGTGGCATCCTGGTTCGTGTTGCCCTGAGCCCCTTCCTGTTCCTTCCTGGAACATGAAGCTGATCCCACAGTAACTGCCTGCTGGTGGCGTCGCTGGACACCTGGGCCTGAGTCCCTTttgccctctccctcttccacgtTCAGGGCTGTGTCTGACACACAGTAGGCCCTCAGTGAGCAGAGGAATGGCAGTAGGGTTGCTGaatggggggttggggggcatCCAGCTGACTGGTGCTGCGCCCGCAGCCACTTCCACCTGGACCACTGCGGGGCACTCCCCTACTTCAGTGAGATGGTGGGCTACGATGGGCCGATCTACATGACCCAGCCCACCCAAGCCATCTGCCCCATCCTGCTGGAGGACTACCGCAAAATTGCCGTGGACAAGAAGGGCGAGGCCAACTTCTTCACGTCCCAGATGATCAAGGACTGCATGAAGAAAGTGGTGGCCGTCCACCTCCACCAGACAGTGCAGGTCAGCCCCCCACTACCCGCCCCCAACTCACTCTGCTGCCATCCCAGGGACCCTTGGAGGCAGAAGGTGAGCGTGGGGCCCAGCTCAGATCCAGCACTGAGCAGGGCCCCTGCCACTCCCTGGCTCTGCCTGAGTGCGTGGAAGAGGCCAAAGAGGGCCACTGTGCCATCTGAGTACATAGGAGCAGGCCGGGTGGGTCAGAGACCAGAGTGTGGGCTCACTGCAGTGGACTGACTCAGGGTGGAGGGGTAAGACTTGAGGCAGGCGAGTAACATCAAATGTAAAATTTATAACAAGGATTATGGATTTGTCTTCTTCTCAAGAGTCTAGGTTTTGCTTGTTTTCATGAGTCTGACATTTGGGGTCATCTTATTTTTCAGGTTGAACCCTTTGTCGAGTTGAATCATTCTGTGTATCCTCAATAATGCTTTATCTTTGAGTCTACCTTTCTGGCGAAAGCTCGCCCCTCCCACACCTTGAATCCTTGCCCTTCTTAGTACTTTTATCCTTTCtgctgcatattttatttttgttttttggctgcactgtgtagcatgtgggatcttagtttcttgaccaaGGATCAGACCTGCTCCCCTTgctgtggaagtgcagagtcttaaccactggaccagtagggaagtccctctgcatCATATTTTAAATGTGACTCTTTTCCACGGCTTGGGTTTAATGCAACCTGATGGCCTGTCCTGTAGGAGAGGTGTGCACTCCACGTGTAATAATTTGGGATTTAGGTGTATCTTCTTCCGTTTACTTCCAGTTTGTCCATCCTGTtctatgttttatttcctttattgtcTTTTTCCGGACTGAGTCTTTAAAACTCCATTTGTCCTCTTATTTTGTAAGTAATTATATGTTCTTTCGTAATTCTTTTTGTGGCAGAGATTACAAAATACATCCATGACAACTCAGCTCTAAGGTACTTGGAACTTTTGCCTCTTTCCTGGACAATGAAAGCGTCTCAGAGCATCTTAAATTCACTTACCCCTCTTCTACTCACCAGCTCTTGTTTCCATATAGCAGGATTTTAATTCTGTCAGCCTATGAGGCCCCAAGGCCCTCACCATTTGCCATGTACCATCTGCATTACCCTAGCTGTGTCCCTGCTCCTTCCCATGTTCTTCACTTCATATTTGCAATGAAGAGCATCAGTATGGATCTGCTGGTGATGAATGTTCTCAACTTTATTTGTCTGCAGATGGGTTTATTTCGCCTTTATTATTAAAGACTTTCTCCCTTAGGTTCAGAATTCTAGGGCAGCAGGTACTACCAGGACTCAAGTCTTCCATCTGCTATTTGTAGGAGAATTCTCTTGGGCGACTTGTGGGATTCTGTCCTTTCCTGCAGACTGGCAGGTGGCTGTGCTGGCTCCACCTGTTCCCTTCCTGCTCAGGTGTGAGGCCCTGGAGCTGCCCCCAGCTCCCTCCAGGCTGAATGGAGATCTTTCTCCTCCAGACCCTCCATTGTCCTCATGTCTATATTTCATGCTGGATagccttttctatttattttagttCATTAATTCTTTTCCTTGTTGTATATAATGTGCTGTTAAATTCATctgttgaattttctttttaaagttgaaatataattgacttacaatattacaTGTTGCAGGAATGCAGTACAGTGACTCATGGTTTGTAAAGGCTATACTTCatgtgtcagtcagttcagttcagttgctcagtcatgtccaactctctgcaaccccatggactgcagcatgccaggcttccctgtccatcaccaactcctggagcttgctcaaagtcatgtccattgagtcggtgatgccatccaaccatctcatcctctgtcatcgccttctcctgctgccttcagtctttctcagcatcagggtcttttccagtgaggcagttcttcccatcaggtgaccaaagtattggagtttcagcttcagcatcagtccttccagtgaatattcaggactgatttcctttaggagatcAGTAAAGGCTACACTTCATgtatagttattgtaaaatattggcgctcttctctgtgctgtacagtgtatccttgtaacttatttgATGCATAAGAgcctgtacctcttaatcccccaTGCTTCTcaccttttctctcttccctcttcctactagtagtttgttctctatgtctatgagccTTGTTTCgtttttgttacattcactagttgtatttttttatatatcaCACATTAAGTGATacaatacagtatttgtcttcccatctgacttatctcacttagcataatgccttccaagtccatccatgttgctataaatggcaaaatttcatcttttaaacGAGTAGTAgtcctgtgtgtctgtgtataccacatctttatccattcatctgttgaggggcatttaggttgattccatatcctggctattgtaaatagtaaaCAGTAAACATTTGGGTGCATGTTATCTTTTCGAATTActgttttctctggatgtatgcccaggagtaggattgctggatcatatggcaactctaattctggctttttgaggaacctccatactattctccatagtggctgcaccgatttacattcccaccaacagtataggagggttcccttttctccacatcctctgtattatttattatttgtagacttttttgtaAAGTGGTACCTTATTGTAGTCTTAAGTTGCAATTCTATGTTAATTAGCAGTGATAAGTATCTTTTCAGGAGCATGTTGGccagctgtatgtcttctttggagaaatgtctgtttagatcttctgcccatttttggattttggaggtttttgtttttttttttttaataatttttgtttttggctgcactggtctttGTTACTGTGCATAGACTTTTcgctagttgtggtgagcagggactactctctagttgcagtgtgttggcttcttattgcagtggcttctcttgttgcgaagcacaagagcttcagtagttgtggcccatggctCAGgagttgtagtgcatgggcttagatGCCCTGCAGCgagtggaatcttcttggaccagggattgaactcacgtcccctgcagtagcaggcagattcttaaccactggataaccagggaagtcccgagttgtttttctgataattgagctgtatgagctgtttgtgtattttggagattaataccTTGTCGATTGCATcataagcaaatattttctcccattctgtaggttgtctttttgttttgtttatggtttcctttgctgtgcaaaagcttctgaGTTTaatttaggtcccatttgtttacatttgttatttccattactctaggagacggatccaaaaagatactgctgcTATTTATGCTGCAGAGTAtcctgtctttgttttcttctaaggcTTTTATGGTGTCTGCTCTTtaacatttaggcctttaatctgttttatttttgtatgtggtgctaaagttttaattttattcttttacatgtatctgTCCAGTGTTTACAGCaccattttttaaagagactctcttttctccattgtatggtcttgcctcctttgtcatagattaattgaccgtaagtgtgtgggtttatttctagactttcTATCCTGCTCCacttatctatatttctgttttgctttgattgctgtagctttgtagtagtctgaagtcagggagcctgataactccagttctgtttttcttcatttttctctccatttaCCATGTAGatttgatgattgtagcttttcAGCATAGTCTAAAATTGAGGAGTGTGATTCCTTCAGCTATGTTCTTTGTCAAGATTCTTTTGGCTttttagggtcttttgtgtttccacacaaattttaaaattatttgttcttgttctgtgaaaaatttgttcttgttctgtgaaaaatggttATGTTGATGTGCTATgtactcagctgctcagtcatgtccaactctgtgtgatcctatggactgcagcccaccaggctcctgtgtccatgggattctccaggcaagaatactggagtgagttgccatttcctcctcccagggatcttcccaacccagggatcaaacctgcatctcttgcatttcctgcattggcaggcagattttttttaccactgagccatcgggaaaGCCTCAGtattttaatagggattgcactgactatgtagattgctttgggtagtatggctcTATTGAATTCTTAATTTGGGTTatagttttctcattttaagatTTCCACTGTATTTAATAGTTTCTAGTCTTTTGCTAATATTCTTAATTCTTTCTCTGAATGTGTTAAAAGCAATCCTTTTAAAGCCTGTGCTTGAAAACCCCAGGTGCCCCGAGTCTGCTTCTGTAGACTGttgtttctcctctttccttccctattGTCCCATTTCCTGTGTCCAGTTGCTTCTGACCAGAACTGGATGTTGCATATGGAAAAAAAACTGGCATAGTGAAAGGCTGGAATGATGTCCCAGACTCCACCTCCCAGCCCTCTGACCGGTGCAGCCCACAGACCTGAGGTCAGCCCTCTTCTCTGCAGGTGGACGATGAGCTGGAAATCAAGGCTTACTATGCGGGCCATGTGCTGGGGGCGGCCATGTTCCAGATTAAAGTGGGCTCAGAGTCTGTGGTGTACACGGTCAGTGGAAACTTGGGGCACAGGAAGGGCTGCCTGgttgaggagagggaggaggcccCTCCTCATCACCACATTCTTTGCCAGGGCGACTACAACATGACCCCAGACCGGCATTTGGGGTAAGCAGGCCTGTGCATTTGTTTCATTCATGGAGGTCCCTGCAAGGGTATAGTGACCCTCAGCGGGGTGTGTCGGGTACCTGAGTGGTCTGTATCACTGTCCCCTGGGTGTCCTCCTATCTCCCTTCAAGCGTTGCGGCCTGGGCCTGTGCAGAGAAGGCAGGCTGCCCGCCAGAGGGTACAGGAGGGCCGTGGCCGTGTACAGCCTAGCTCCCGTGTGGACTGTCCCCCTCTGGCCACCCCCACCTGTGTTCTAGCGCCGCCTGGATTGATAAGTGCCGGCCCAGCCTGCTCATCACAGAGTCCACCTATGCCACCACCATCCGGGACTCCAAGCGCTGCAGGGAGCGAGACTTCCTGAAGAAGGTCCACGAGACCGTGGAGCGCGGTGGGAAGGTAGCTGGTGAGGGCGCAGGGGCCCCGGGTGGGACTTGCCACATGTGCCCCGGCCATGCTGCACAGGTCTTTTGGCTTTCCGGCATGTGGTCAGGGTAGGGACAGAGGGAGGAAGGTTTGCTCAGCCCTGGGAAGACCCTTCTGCCAGGGCTTATTCACCCCTCAGACCTCAGACCCCAGTGAAGGGCTGGCCAGAGTGTCTGCTGACCACTGGTCAGTTTTGCTGGGACAAAATAGGAGCTACACACAATTGTCACAGGGCCTCAAGCCCCCAGAGCTGCCAGCAGGGCTGGTCTTCTGAGAAGGCAGCCATAGGGAGTGACTGCCTGCCCGTGTGGTTTGGGCTTGACACAGTTGGAGGGGGACAGCATGGCCAGGGGTTCCTGCCCAAGCTGGCCTCACAGCCCCACCCCACAGGTGCTGATCCCTGTGTTTGCACTGGGCCGTGCTCAGGAGCTCTGCATCCTGCTGGAGACCTTCTGGTAGGTGCAGCCCAAGGTGGTTGTTTTAAGCCTTGTGCTGCTAGCTGTGGGTGGGGGAACACCCTTCCTGGCACTGGACTTGACCCAGGCTAAGGGCACATGGGGGCCACTGGCTGGCCCTGCTCCACAGTCTCCCCACCATGCCCTGTTCTGGCTGCAGGGAGCGCATGGACCTGAAAGCCCCCATCTACTTCTCCACGGGCCTGACAGAGAAGGCCAATCACTACTACAAACTCTTCATCCCCTGGACCAACCAGAAGATACGGAAGACCTTTGTACAGAGGAACATGTTCGAGTTCAAGCACATCAAGGCCTTTGACCGGGCATTTGCTGACAGCCCAGGACCCATGGTGTGCCCCGGTGCAGCTGGGGGGGGCAGGGAGTTCCACCAGGCTCAGGCTCGCTTGCAGGGTGCAGTGTGCCTCTGTGCTGGGAAGATGGGGGGGCAGAAGGCTCTGAGGGTAGGGGGAGCATCTGCTGCCCTGACTGTCCCCACATTTGCCCCGAAGGTCGTGTTTGCAACCCCGGGGATGCTGCATGCTGGCCAGTCACTACAGATCTTCCGGAAGTGGGCAGGGAACGAGAAGAACATGGTGAGGGGTCTGGGCCCCAGGGCTGGCTCCTTGGGGGCAGGGGCTGCCCTGGCTGGGGGCTTGCTGCCATTAGGAGGAGCAGGCTGGGCATGCTGGTGCCTGGGGTCTGACCCAGGCTGACTCTCACTGTGTCTTGGACCATCTGCACCAGGCAGGAAAGCCCCTGGCTTCCTGAACGCCATCATGGGGGTCAGGCCTGGGTGGGCTTGTGCTGAGACCACTGAGCCTGCTTCTGCAGGGTCTGCAGTGGGCCCTGAAGGGGAGGGCCCTCCATCAAGGGTTCAGGTTCAGGTGGGCagaagggtgggtggggggaatgTCCCAGGAGGAAGCCCCGAGGCAGGAGGTGCAGGGGAGCCACTCGTCTATCCCTCCCTCCCACAGGTCATCATGCCTGGCTACTGCGTGCAGGGCACCGTGGGTCACAAGATCCTCAGTGGGCAGCGCAAGCTGGAGATGGAGGGGCGGCAGGTGGTGAGTCCTCACCTCTCTCTACCAGCCCTGTGGATCCCACTTGGGTGGGTGGAGGCCCTCGGAACCACCACCTGTGCTGATGGCCCACATACTGCGATGTTACAGCTGGAGGTCAAGATGCAGGTGGAGTACATGTCCTTCAGTGCCCACGCAGATGCCAAGGGCATCATGCAGCTGGTGGGCCAGGCGGAGCCAGAGAATGTGCTGCTGGTGCACGGCGAGGCCAAGAAGATGGAGTTTCTGAAGCAGAAGATTGAGCAGGAATTCCGTAGGCAGTCCAGGCAAGGGTAGGGGAGTGGGGGGGTCTGGTGCAGGCGGGGCCCTCCAGCCTGGACTGAGGCTCTCTCCATCTCCTGGCCAGGGGTCAACTGCTACATGCCGGCCAACGGCGAGACGGTGACGCTGCCCACAAGCCCCAGCATCCCTGTGGGCATCTCACTGGGGCTGCTGAAGCGGGAGATGGCACAGGGTGAGTGGCAAGGCCAGCt belongs to Bos javanicus breed banteng chromosome 16, ARS-OSU_banteng_1.0, whole genome shotgun sequence and includes:
- the CPTP gene encoding ceramide-1-phosphate transfer protein isoform X1; this encodes MLSTSEMYQLLLKMDDLESEFNLKVVLVSFKQCLNEKEEVLLEYYLAGWRGLVRFLNSLGTIFSFISKDVVTKLQIMDQLRSGPQQEHYSSLQAMVAYEVGNQLVDLERRSRHPDSGCRTVLRLHRALRWLQLFLEAVRTSPEDARTSVLCTDSYNASLATYHPWIIRRAVTVAFCALPTRKVFLESMNVGSSEQAVEMLNEALPFIEHVYNISQKLYAEHALLDLP
- the CPTP gene encoding ceramide-1-phosphate transfer protein isoform X3, translated to MRRRRCYWNTTSLAGGGWSGARGASPATRPTCIPSAQCRFLNSLGTIFSFISKDVVTKLQIMDQLRSGPQQEHYSSLQAMVAYEVGNQLVDLERRSRHPDSGCRTVLRLHRALRWLQLFLEAVRTSPEDARTSVLCTDSYNASLATYHPWIIRRAVTVAFCALPTRKVFLESMNVGSSEQAVEMLNEALPFIEHVYNISQKLYAEHALLDLP
- the CPTP gene encoding ceramide-1-phosphate transfer protein isoform X2 — its product is MDDLESEFNLKVVLVSFKQCLNEKEEVLLEYYLAGWRGLVRFLNSLGTIFSFISKDVVTKLQIMDQLRSGPQQEHYSSLQAMVAYEVGNQLVDLERRSRHPDSGCRTVLRLHRALRWLQLFLEAVRTSPEDARTSVLCTDSYNASLATYHPWIIRRAVTVAFCALPTRKVFLESMNVGSSEQAVEMLNEALPFIEHVYNISQKLYAEHALLDLP
- the INTS11 gene encoding integrator complex subunit 11, producing the protein MPEIRVTPLGAGQDVGRSCILVSIAGKNVMLDCGMHMGFSDDRRFPDFSYITRSGRLTDFLDCVIISHFHLDHCGALPYFSEMVGYDGPIYMTQPTQAICPILLEDYRKIAVDKKGEANFFTSQMIKDCMKKVVAVHLHQTVQVDDELEIKAYYAGHVLGAAMFQIKVGSESVVYTGDYNMTPDRHLGAAWIDKCRPSLLITESTYATTIRDSKRCRERDFLKKVHETVERGGKVLIPVFALGRAQELCILLETFWERMDLKAPIYFSTGLTEKANHYYKLFIPWTNQKIRKTFVQRNMFEFKHIKAFDRAFADSPGPMVVFATPGMLHAGQSLQIFRKWAGNEKNMVIMPGYCVQGTVGHKILSGQRKLEMEGRQVLEVKMQVEYMSFSAHADAKGIMQLVGQAEPENVLLVHGEAKKMEFLKQKIEQEFRVNCYMPANGETVTLPTSPSIPVGISLGLLKREMAQGLLPDAKKPRLLHGTLIMKDSNFRLVSSEQALKELGLAEHQLRFTCRVHLHDTRKEQEMAMRVYSHLKSVLKDHCVQHLPDGSVTVESILVQAAAHSEDPGTKVLLVSWTYQDEELGSYLTSLLKKGLPQAS